One stretch of Gambusia affinis linkage group LG05, SWU_Gaff_1.0, whole genome shotgun sequence DNA includes these proteins:
- the LOC122831294 gene encoding uncharacterized protein LOC122831294, with protein sequence MSCQFCAQKHPSLLHVLRLEENKPESTSDKNEPQVSSSALASVLKENDLTGDKDSILAIVPVRIKSKKSPKMVETYAFIDPGSSGTFCTEDLARQLNLTGRKTKIFLTTMNKQSSTDSYMLTDLEVSGMEGCMFIDLPKVFTQKEIPVSKANIPLQGELDQWPYLKDVKLPCIDADVSLLIGNNAYKAMEPWKVINSQDSGPYAVRTPLGWIINGPLRDPNGACSEMEKQQQVTVNRVSLETIEELTRQQYNHDFPERNCDDKLEMSHEDNLFMEKVTSSLSSINGHYCMKLPVKHESVTMPCNKKLAEQRAVNLKRKFQRNPLFHDEYKTFISNMLEMGYAVQVPNQQLNRPDGRIWYIPHHGVYHPRKKKLRVVFDCAASFQGTSLNDILLQGPDLANSLIGVLTRFRQGPIAMTADIQAMYHQVKVANEDTDLLRFLWWPEGDFTRTLEEFKMIVHPFGATSSPSCAMFALRRTAEDNQSKSSSETVETVLNNFYVDDCLKAVDTTAKAIVMVEELTALCATGGFHLTKWASNSRELLATIPEEERAKEFKDLDLSNDTLPKERTLGVQWCTESDAFTFTINVKTRPMTRRGLLSVMCKNKLGWDEEIPEEFARKWKKWLDELDLLSSFNINRCIKPPEFKSVITAKLHHFSDASELGYGTVTYLSLKNEEGKFHSAFIIGKARVAPIKQTTIPRMELAAAVVAVKMDKMLRKEMQLDLQDSQFWTDSTTVLSYISSETHRFKTFVANRVAIIRDNTKPSQWRYVNTSLNPADCASRGLTAEDFMKNEKWINGPAFLQSLEESWPEGHESKPVDQDDVELKKKLKVNLTLTTSAPCPINQLIEYYSSWYKLKKAIAWMLRLKEILLQLSQQRQLIQKTTSNADTVKRMNEYKTKMKMNPLSVQDLQDAERAVVQYSQCQRFPEEISSLQKGVCVKRNSEIYKLDPLLIDNTLRVGGRLCNSAMPEEAVHPAILSKDMHISRLILRNIHEQSGHSGRNYVLSQLRQKYWIPKAHSAVRKLLSNCAVCRKLHGKPGEQKMSDLPQDRVLPDSPPFTNTGVDFFGPIEIKRGRSNVKRYGVLFTCLAIRAVHIEVAHSLDTDSCINAIRRFMCRRGQVMVLRSDNGTNFVGAERQLRESIEQWNQSKIEDTLRQNGIQWIFNPPSGSHHGGVWERQVRTVKRVLSSVLKQQMLDDEGLQTVLCEVEAIINARPITSVSDDPNDIEPLTPNHLLLLKKQPLLPSGLFQQADLYARRRWRQSQYIADLFWKRWTKEYLPILQERQKWFQIKENLGTDDVVLIMDETAPRNAWVMGRVLKTLPDKKGLVRRVLVKTMTNTLERPIDKLCLIHKKDIV encoded by the exons ATGTCATGTCAGTTTTGTGCTCAAAAACATCCAAGTCTGCTTCATGTTTTAAGActtgaagaaaataaacctgaatCAACCAGTGATAAAAATGAACCACAGGTCTCATCAAGTGCACTTGCATCAGTGCTTAAGGAAAATGATTTGACTGGGGATAAAGATAGTATTCTTGCAATAGTGCCTGTAAgaatcaaatcaaagaaaagtcCAAAAATGGTTGAAACTTATGCCTTTATTGACCCAGGAAGTTCTGGTACTTTTTGTACTGAAGATTTAGCAAGACAGCTCAATCTcacaggcagaaaaacaaagatttttcttaCTACTATGAATAAACAGTCCAGCACTGATAGCTACATGTTGACTGACCTGGAAGTGAGTGGTATGGAAGGATGTATGTTTATTGACCtgccaaaagtattcacacaaaAGGAGATACCAGTGAGCAAAGCAAACATCCCTCTGCAGGGAGAACTGGATCAGTGGCCATATCTGAAGGATGTTAAATTGCCATGCATAGATGCTGATGTGAGTCTTTTGATTGGAAACAATGCATACAAGGCCATGGAACCCTGGAAAGTGATAAACAGCCAGGACAGTGGACCATATGCAGTGAGAACACCACTCGGTTGGATAATAAATGGACCCCTCAGAGATCCCAATGGAGCCTGCTCAGAAATGGAAAAGCAACAACAGGTTACTGTTAATAGAGTCAGTTTGGAAACAATAGAAGAACTCACAAGGCAACAATACAACCATGACTTCCCTGAAAGAAACTGTGATGACAAGTTGGAGATGTCTCATGAAGACAACCTTTTCATGGAAAAAGTAACTAGCTCACTAAGTTCTATCAATGGTCATTACTGTATGAAGCTTCCTGTCAAACATGAGTCTGTCACAATGCCATGCAACAAAAAATTGGCTGAACAACGTGCAGTTAATCTGAAAAGGAAATTTCAAAGAAACCCATTGTTCCATGatgaatacaaaacatttatttcaaacatgttgGAGATGGGCTACGCAGTACAAGTACCGAATCAACAACTCAACAGACCGGATGGAAGGATTTGGTACATACCACATCATGGTGTGTACCACCCTCGTAAAAAGAAGCTGCGTGTGGTTTTTGATTGTGCTGCTTCATTTCAAGGAACATCCCTAAATGACATACTGCTACAGGGACCTGACCTTGCTAACTCCCTCATTGGAGTCCTCACCCGGTTCAGGCAGGGTCCTATTGCAATGACAGCAGATATTCAAGCAATGTATCATCAAGTAAAGGTTGCAAATGAAGACACAGACCTTTTGAGGTTCTTGTGGTGGCCTGAAGGTGACTTCACAAGAACTTTAGAAGAGTTTAAGATGATTGTCCATCCATTTGGTGCCACATCTTCACCTAGTTGTGCTATGTTTGCACTAAGGAGAACAGCTGAGGATAATCAAAGCAAATCATCATCAGAAACAGTGGAAACTGTACTAAATAACTTCTATGTTGATGACTGCCTTAAGGCTGTGGATACCACTGCTAAAGCCATTGTTATGGTTGAAGAATTAACTGCATTGTGTGCCACAGGAGGGTTTCATCTAACTAAATGGGCAAGCAACAGCCGTGAACTGTTGGCTACCATCCCCGAAGAAGAGAGAGCAAAGGAGTTCAAAGATCTGGACCTAAGTAATGATACATTACCTAAGGAAAGAACGCTAGGAGTTCAATGGTGCACTGAAAGTGATGCTTTCACATTTACTATCAATGTGAAAACCAGACCGATGACAAGAAGAGGACTTCTCTCGGTG ATGTGCAAGAACAAACTTGGATGGGATGAAGAAATACCTGAAGAATTTgcaagaaaatggaaaaagtggcTTGATGAGCTTGACTTGCTTTCGAGCTTCAACATTAACAGATGCATAAAACCACCTGAGTTCAAGTCTGTCATTACAGCTAAACTGCATCATTTCTCTGATGCAAGTGAGTTGGGATACGGAACTGTCACATATCTCAGCTTAAAGAATGAAGAAGGAAAATTCCATTCTGCTTTCATCATAGGAAAGGCCCGTGTTGCACCGATAAAGCAGACTACAATACCAAGAATGGAACTTGCAGCTGCTGTCGTTGCtgtaaaaatggacaaaatgttgAGGAAAGAAATGCAACTCGACTTACAAGACTCACAGTTTTGGACTGACAGCACTACAGTGTTATCTTACATCTCATCTGAAACACACAGATTCAAAACTTTTGTTGCAAATAGAGTTGCAATTATAAGGGACAACACAAAACCATCTCAGTGGAGATATGTTAATACTTCCCTCAATCCAGCAGACTGTGCATCACGTGGGTTGACAGCTgaagattttatgaaaaatgagaaatggatAAATGGCCCAGCATTTCTTCAAAGTCTGGAAGAGTCATGGCCTGAAGGTCATGAAAGTAAACCTGTGGACCAAGATGATGTTGAGTTGAAGAAGAAACTAAAAGTAAACTTAACATTGACAACAAGTGCTCCATGCCCTATTAACCAACTGATTGAGTACTATTCCAGTTGGTACAAGTTAAAAAAGGCTATAGCATGGATGCTAAGGCTCAAAGAAATCTTATTACAACTTAGCCAGCAAAGACAACTCATCCAAAAGACAACCAGTAACGCAGATACGGTCAAGAGGATGAATGAGTACaagactaaaatgaaaatgaatccACTATCAGTACAAGACCTACAAGATGCAGAAAGGGCAGTTGTTCAGTATAGTCAATGCCAACGGTTTCCAGAAGAAATCTCATCTTTGCAAAAAGGCGTTTGCGTGAAAAGGAACAGTGAGATCTATAAATTAGATCCTCTCCTTATTGATAACACACTGAGAGTTGGTGGTAGACTTTGTAATTCAGCCATGCCTGAAGAGGCTGTACATCCCGCTATTCTCTCAAAAGACATGCACATATCAAGACTCATTCTCAGGAATATTCATGAGCAATCAGGACACAGTGGAAGAAACTATGTGCTTTCTCAACTACGACAGAAATATTGGATTCCTAAAGCACATTCAGCAGTAAGGAAGTTGCTTTCAAACTGTGCTGTTTGTCGAAAGCTTCATGGAAAACCAGGAGaacaaaaaatgtctgacttACCACAAGATCGAGTTTTGCCTGATTCACCACCCTTCACTAATACAGGTGTCGACTTTTTTGGACCAATCGAAATAAAGAGAGGACGGAGTAATGTTAAAAGATATGGTGTCCTATTTACATGCCTTGCAATCAGAGCTGTGCATATAGAAGTGGCTCATTCACTGGACACAGACTCTTGTATAAATGCAATACGGAGATTTATGTGTCGAAGAGGACAAGTTATGGTGCTTCGCTCAGACAATGGCACTAACTTTGTTGGTGCCGAAAGACAGTTGCGCGAGTCTATTGAGCAGTGGAACCAATCAAAGATTGAGGATACACTGAGACAAAATGGAATTCAGTGGATATTTAATCCACCAAGCGGCTCTCATCATGGTGGAGTTTGGGAGAGGCAGGTTCGAACTGTGAAAAGAGTGCTGAGCTCTGTGCTGAAACAGCAGATGCTTGATGATGAAGGTCTCCAAACGGTGCTCTGTGAGGTTGAAGCCATCATTAATGCAAGACCTATAACAAGTGTTTCGGATGATCCTAATGACATTGAACCGTTGACTCCAAACCATTTGCTGTTACTGAAAAAGCAACCTCTGTTACCATCTGGACTGTTTCAACAGGCAGATCTCTATGCTCGCAGAAGATGGAGGCAGTCTCAGTATATTGCTGACCTATTTTGGAAACGGTGGACGAAAGAGTATCTTCCCATTCTTCAAGAACGTCAAAAGTGgtttcaaattaaagaaaacctCGGAACTGATGATGTTGTCCTAATCATGGATGAAACTGCTCCCAGGAATGCATGGGTCATGGGAAGAGTCCTAAAAACTTTGCCAGATAAGAAGGGTCTAGTTCGCAGGGTTCTGGTGAAAACAATGACCAACACATTGGAAAGACCCATTGACAAGTTATGCTTGATTCATAAGAAGGACATTGTATAG
- the LOC122830699 gene encoding uncharacterized protein LOC122830699, which yields MRNLSALLLLLLQGTVLARTFKNVALHGKATQSDRLADHFSAAYNAIDGNRQAAYGAGSCTHTVGMTNPWWRVDLLDSYIVTSMSVTNRGDCCPERLNGAEIHIGNSLLYNGAANPVVAVISHIPAGRTLTITFTRHVEGQYVTVVLPGVSRVLTLCEVEVYGYRAPTGNVAIYGKASQSSVSPGAIANNAIDGNRAALWTQGSCSATNTDFNPWWRLDLGSTHRVFRINITNRVEFPTRINGAEIRIGDSLDNNGNNNPRCAVISTIAPGSTETFQCNGMDGRYINVFIPGRNEHLTLCEVEVYASKLD from the exons ATGAGAAACCTTTCAGCTCTacttctgctgcttctccagggAACTGTGCTGGCTCGAACATTTA aaaatgttGCATTGCATGGAAAAGCCACCCAGTCTGACCGGCTAGCAGATCATTTTTCAGCGGCCTACAATGCCATTGATGGAAATCGTCAGGCTGCCTATGGAGCAGGATCATGCACTCACACTGTTGGAATGACCAATCCCTGGTGGAGAGTGGACCTGCTGGATTCTTACATTGTCACTTCTATGTCCGTCACCAACAGAGGAGACTGCTGCCCGGAACGATTGAACGGAGCAGAAATTCATATTGGCAATTCTTTACTCTACAACGGTGCTGCAAACCCAGT GGTTGCTGTCATTTCCCATATCCCAGCAGGAAGGACTTTAACTATTACATTTACCAGACATGTGGAAGGCCAGTATGTGACTGTTGTGCTTCCAGGTGTTTCCAGAGTGCTTACTCTCTGTGAGGTAGAGGTTTATGGATACCGTGCTCCAACTG GAAATGTGGCAATTTACGGAAAAGCCTCACAGTCATCGGTTTCACCTGGAGCCATCGCCAACAATGCTATCGATGGGAACCGTGCAGCATTGTGGACCCAGGGTTCCTGCAGTGCCACAAATACTGACTTTAACCCCTGGTGGAGACTGGACCTGGGGAGCACTCATAGAGTGTTCCGTATTAACATAACCAATCGGGTAGAATTTCCCACTCGAATTAATGGAGCTGAAATCCGTATTGGAGATTCACTTGATAACAATGGAAATAACAATCCAAG gTGTGCTGTGATCTCAACCATCGCTCCAGGTTCTACTGAAACCTTTCAGTGCAACGGCATGGATGGTCGATACATCAACGTTTTCATACCTGGAAGAAATGAGCACCTCACTCTGTGTGAGGTGGAAGTGTACGCATCCAAACTGGATTGA